A part of Scleropages formosus chromosome 3, fSclFor1.1, whole genome shotgun sequence genomic DNA contains:
- the LOC108924769 gene encoding proton channel OTOP3-like isoform X2, translated as MKALHQNSEEVVADGSDQDALSEADEEVDDCVQGFSDATDDAAAEASPEEWIPEGRRLLSGLLGLNVVMLGAALVAAGAFNRQGLLHQEPQIFILVLMGLGVLWMLWYLLWARRQPGRPPDKDHHAGGMTVTVVLVIFSAFSLVLHIFRMGYFAMMAPCKPLAKVLLPFVELVFLGLQTYLLWAHSKDCIHKHKVLTRSGLMLILCSDLLLWLSAVTEDTVHMEIELERENQNFSSPENDAEDPDKEPDDVGQCWCSPSTACRVFRKGFEVLYPFNMEYYLMAGCMLYVMWKNVGRHVGPRSHAERNQKLTLRLLRRSGILLGPLAGLLVLLVGVATFILYQIWVGSDRRSEAFLLFYGYHLAVMPVMSICCLVGIVIYELEKRARELGHNPTRSLDVLLLLTAAVGRLLLSYFCLVAAMAVGSSDLQGSMELAYSIACLVELVFQNMFIIDGLHRHPKRKRAKGNRWLAEEENDLRDGGDGRTCRRWGAK; from the exons ATGAAAGCTTTGCACCAGAACAGTGAGGAGGTGGTGGCCGACGGCTCGGACCAGGATGCGCTCAGCGAGGCGGACGAGGAGGTTGACGATTGCGTTCAGGGTTTCTCCGATGCCACGGATGACGCCGCCGCTGAAGCGAGCCCTGAAGAATGGATCCCCGAAGGGAGACGGCTGCTCTCCGGCCTGCTGGGGCTCAACGTGGTCATGCTCGGAGCCGCCCTGGTGGCCGCGGGGGCCTTCAATCGGCAGGGGCTGCTGCACCAGGAGCCCCAGATCTTCATCCTCGTGCTGATGGGACTCGGCGTGCTCTGGATGTTGTGGTACCTGCTCTGGGCTCGGAGGCAGCCTGGCCGCCCCCCCGACAAGGACCACCACGCCGGGGGCATGACTGTCACAG TGGTACTCGTGATCTTCTCAGCCTTCAGCCTGGTGCTGCACATCTTCAGGATGGGCTATTTTGCCATGATGGCGCCCTGCAAGCCCCTCGCCAAAGTCCTGCTGCCCTTCGTCGAGTTGGTCTTCCTGGGGTTGCAG ACCTACCTGCTGTGGGCTCACTCCAAGGACTGCATCCACAAGCACAAGGTGCTGACCAG GTCTGGCCTGATGCTGATCCTGTGCTCAGACCTCCTGCTGTGGCTCAGCGCTGTGACCGAAGACACTGTTCACATGGAGATcgagctggagagggagaaccAGAACTTCTCCTCTCCAGAAAATGATGCCGAGGACCCAGACAAGG AGCCTGATGACGTGGGCCAGTGCTGGTGCAGCCCGTCCACGGCGTGCCGGGTTTTCCGCAAGGGCTTCGAGGTGCTCTACCCCTTCAACATGGAGTACTACCTCATGGCAGGTTGCATGCTGTATGTCATGTGGAAGAACGTGGGCCGCCACGTGGGGCCCAGATCCCACGCAGAGCGCAACCAGAAGCTCACGCTGCGCCTCCTGCGCCGCAGTGGCATCCTGTTGGGACCACTGGCAGGGCTGCTGGTTCTCCTGGTGGGTGTGGCTACCTTCATCCTGTACCAGATCTGGGTAGGCAGTGACCGTCGCAGCGaggccttcctcctcttctacGGCTACCATCTGGCTGTGATGCCGGTCATGTCCATATGCTGTCTGGTTGGCATAGTCATCTACGAGCTGGAGAAGAGGGCTCGGGAATTGGGACACAACCCAACGCGTAGCCTGGATGTGCTCCTTTTGCTGACAGCTGCTGTTGGTCGGCTCTTGCTCTCCTACTTTTGCTTGGTGGCTGCCATGGCAGTGGGGTCCAGCGATCTCCAGGGAAGCATGGAGCTTGCCTACTCCATTGCCTGCCTGGTGGAGCTGGTCTTCCAGAACATGTTCATCATCGACGGGCTCCACCGACACCCAAAGCGCAAGCGTGCCAAGGGGAACAGGTGGCTG gctgaagaagaaaatgatcTCAGAGATGGAGGTGATGGAAGGACCTGCAGAAGATGGGGTGCTAAGTAA
- the ush1gb gene encoding Usher syndrome type-1G protein homolog has product MSADRYHRAARDGYVSPLKEATRRDLNRADEDGMTPTMWAAHHGSVDALRIIVARGGDPDKCDLWGNAPLHLAAANGHLNCISFLVSFGANVWCLDNEYHTPLNAAAAHSRMDCVRYLDSVATRQMVLNPKLVVKLKERAMQAAQRRIQECLKVQRKQLRRQERRGHQREFKSNDVVGISSYARCGTLSHFGVSTTNISFSQATLHSTTKSKTKIQKKLERKKQADGSFLVSEDGRRSVRSLSGLQLGRDVMFLKQGTYAGTRETPSHLSIRNMFPFGNDAISRAMSDPGLHGVDLTGSEASADSGHESLFKRPGLGTVVFRRSYARAGDGTGDSLSTQLWGLQRSSSLDRSISSLQEHDLWEVPWDEADLDDDDDNDNYVTPKTAPLEAFLAAHGTSELLTMLCGEKIDLEALLLCSDSDLEGIDVPLGPRRKILEACRRRKETLEAPGGIQDTHL; this is encoded by the exons ATGTCCGCCGACAGGTACCACCGGGCGGCCCGGGACGGATACGTGTCCCCTCTGAAGGAGGCCACCCGCAGAGATCTGAACCGCGCCGACGAGGACGGGATGACCCCCACGATGTGGGCCGCCCACCACGGCAGCGTGGACGCGCTGCGCATCATCGTGGCCAGGGG GGGTGACCCCGACAAGTGTGACCTCTGGGGAAACGCGCCGCTCCACCTGGCAGCTGCCAATGGCCACCTCAACTGTATCTCCTTCCTGGTGTCCTTTGGAGCCAACGTGTGGTGCCTGGACAATGAGTACCACACACCACTGAACGCCGCCGCCGCCCACAGCCGCATGGACTGCGTGCGCTACCTTGACTCGGTGGCAACGAGGCAGATGGTGCTCAACCCCAAGCTGGTGGTGAAACTGAAGGAACGGGCAATGCAGGCCGCCCAGCGCCGCATCCAGGAGTGCTTGAAGGTGCAGCGTAAGCAGCTCCGGAGACAGGAGCGCCGTGGCCACCAGAGGGAGTTCAAGAGTAATGACGTTGTTGGCATCTCCAGTTACGCAAGATGTGGAACCCTGAGCCACTTTGGCGTTTCCACCACCAACATCTCCTTCTCCCAG GCTACACTGCACTCTACTACCAAGAGCAAGACCAAAATCCAGAAGAAGTTGGAGAGAAAGAAGCAGGCAGACGGGAGCTTCCTTGTGTCAGAGGACGGGCGCCGCAGTGTGCGCTCACTGTCGGGCCTGCAGCTGGGTCGCGACGTCATGTTCCTCAAGCAGGGTACCTATGCGGGCACCAGAGAGACACCCTCACACCTCAGCATTCGCAACATGTTCCCCTTCGGTAACGATGCCATCTCACGTGCCATGAGCGACCCGGGGCTACACGGGGTCGACCTCACTGGCTCGGAGGCCAGCGCCGACTCGGGTCACGAGTCGCTTTTCAAACGGCCAGGCCTGGGTACCGTGGTGTTCCGACGCAGCTACGCTAGGGCTGGGGACGGCACGGGGGATAGCTTGTCAACGCAACTCTGGGGCCTGCAGAGATCTTCCAGCCTGGACAGAAGTATTAGCAGCCTGCAGGAGCATGATCTGTGGGAGGTGCCCTGGGACGAGGCAGACCTggatgacgatgatgataatgataactATGTTACGCCCAAGACTGCTCCGCTGGAAGCCTTCCTCGCTGCACACGGCACTAGCGAGCTCCTTACTATGCTCTGTGGTGAGAAGATCGACCTGGAGgctctgctgctgtgctccGACAGTGACCTCGAGGGCATCGACGTCCCACTGGGGCCCCGCAGGAAGATCCTGGAGGCTTGCAGGCGCAGGAAGGAGACCCTGGAAGCTCCAGGTGGCATCCaggacacacacctgtga
- the LOC108924714 gene encoding proton channel OTOP3-like → MTAEMRAVLHSAEQEEAKDAGGCLSGAQEDTTAGAEEHLQVSQLESELTSAWVPTGRRLLSGLLGLNVVMLGAALVAAGAFSRQGLLHQEPQIFILVLMGLSVLWMLWYLLWARRQPGPPPHTDHHAGGTTVTVVLMIFGAFSLLLHIFRMGYFAMMAECRPLTKVLLPFLEAPFLGLQTYLLWAHSKDCIHKHKVLTRSGLMLILCSDILLWLSAVTEDTVHMEIALERENREGNFSFPENGTDAEDSDDGTNGLPQCWCGAYAACRVFRKGFEVLYPFNIEYYLMAGCMLYVMWKNVGRHVGPGSHIQHNQKLTLRIVHHGGILLGPLVGLLVLLVGVITFILYQVWVGSARHSDAFLLFYGYHLAVLPAMATCSFAGMVVYELEKRAREAGCNPTRSLDVLLLVAAALGQLSLSYFSLVAAMAVRSRNLLGSLDLAYSAICLLELVFQNIFIIEGLHRHPSLKCAAGKRRLGSSIFKQKKVTTVQATDGSGEHAALNENKEPTSPTVDGGTPHKNTWTKRAIQEICAFLILANIMLWVIPAFGAHPQFENGLGKQFYGFQAWFILVNLGQPLVVFYRMHSVSALMELLVSA, encoded by the exons ATGACTGCGGAAATGCGAGCTGTTCTCCATAGcgcagagcaggaggaggctAAAGACGCTGGAGGGTGTTTGTCGGGTGCCCAGGAAGACACCACCGCTGGGGCTGAGGAGCATCTCCAGGTATCCCAACTGGAGTCGGAGCTCACATCGGCGTGGGTCCCCACGGGGAGGCGCCTGCTCTCCGGCCTGCTGGGGCTCAACGTGGTCATGCTCGGAGCCGCCCTGGTGGCCGCGGGGGCCTTCAGTCGGCAGGGGCTGCTGCACCAGGAGCCCCAGATCTTCATCCTCGTGCTCATGGGACTCAGCGTGCTCTGGATGTTGTGGTACCTGCTCTGGGCTCGGAGGCAACCGGGCCCCCCGCCCCACACGGACCACCACGCCGGGGGCACGACCGTCACAG TGGTGCTCATGATCTTCGGGGCCTtcagcctgctgctgcacatCTTCAGGATGGGCTACTTCGCCATGATGGCAGAATGCAGACCCCTCACCAAAGTCCTGCTGCCCTTCCTCGAGGCGCCCTTCTTGGGACTGCAG ACCTACCTGCTGTGGGCTCACTCCAAGGACTGCATCCACAAGCACAAGGTGCTGACCAG GTCTGGCCTGATGCTGATCCTGTGCTCGGACATCCTGCTGTGGCTCAGCGCTGTGACCGAAGACACTGTTCACATGGAGATCgcgctggagagggagaaccGCGAGGGCAACTTCTCCTTTCCGGAGAACGGCACCGATGCCGAGGACTCGGATGACG GAACCAACGGCTTGCCCCAGTGCTGGTGCGGTGCGTACGCGGCGTGCCGGGTTTTCCGCAAGGGCTTCGAGGTGCTCTACCCCTTCAACATTGAATACTACCTCATGGCAGGCTGCATGTTGTACGTCATGTGGAAGAACGTGGGCCGCCACGTGGGGCCTGGATCCCACATACAGCACAACCAGAAGCTCACGCTGCGCATCGTTCACCACGGCGGCATCCTGCTGGGACCACTGGTGGGGTTATTGGTCCTGCTGGTGGGCGTGATCACCTTCATCCTCTACCAGGTCTGGGTAGGCAGTGCTCGTCACAGCGatgccttcctcctcttctacGGCTACCATCTGGCCGTCCTGCCGGCCATGGCTACGTGCTCTTTTGCCGGCATGGTTGTTTACGAGCTGGAGAAGAGGGCTCGGGAGGCGGGATGCAACCCGACACGGAGCCTAGATGTGCTCCTGCTAGTGGCGGCTGCCCTCGGGCAGCTCTCGCTCTCCTACTTCTCCCTGGTGGCCGCCATGGCAGTGAGGTCCAGAAACCTCCTGGGAAGCCTGGACCTGGCCTACTCCGCCATCTGCCTGCTGGAGCTGGTCTTCCAGAACATCTTCATCATCGAGGGGCTTCACCGACACCCTAGCCTGAAGTGTGCGGCGGGGAAAAGGCGCCTCGGAAGCTCCATTTTCAAG CAGAAGAAGGTGACCACCGTGCAGGCAACTGATGGGTCTGGAGAACATGCTGCGCTGAATGAAAACAAGGAGCCGACATCACCAACGGTGGACGGAGGAACGCCCCACAAGAACACCTGGACCAAGAGAGCCATTCAGGAGATCTGTGCCTTCCTCATCCTGGCCAATATCATG CTGTGGGTCATCCCTGCATTCGGTGCCCACCCCCAGTTCGAGAACGGGCTGGGGAAGCAGTTTTACGGTTTCCAGGCCTGGTTCATCCTGGTCAACCTGGGCCAACCATTGGTGGTCTTCTACAGGATGCACTCCGTCAGCGCGCTGATGGAGCTGCTCGTCTCAGCGTGA
- the LOC108924769 gene encoding proton channel OTOP3-like isoform X1, with the protein MKALHQNSEEVVADGSDQDALSEADEEVDDCVQGFSDATDDAAAEASPEEWIPEGRRLLSGLLGLNVVMLGAALVAAGAFNRQGLLHQEPQIFILVLMGLGVLWMLWYLLWARRQPGRPPDKDHHAGGMTVTVVLVIFSAFSLVLHIFRMGYFAMMAPCKPLAKVLLPFVELVFLGLQTYLLWAHSKDCIHKHKVLTRSGLMLILCSDLLLWLSAVTEDTVHMEIELERENQNFSSPENDAEDPDKEPDDVGQCWCSPSTACRVFRKGFEVLYPFNMEYYLMAGCMLYVMWKNVGRHVGPRSHAERNQKLTLRLLRRSGILLGPLAGLLVLLVGVATFILYQIWVGSDRRSEAFLLFYGYHLAVMPVMSICCLVGIVIYELEKRARELGHNPTRSLDVLLLLTAAVGRLLLSYFCLVAAMAVGSSDLQGSMELAYSIACLVELVFQNMFIIDGLHRHPKRKRAKGNRWLSRLKKKMISEMEVMEGPAEDGVLSKGKEATSPVNREKASKKTWSKRALQEICAFLILANVMLWVIPAFGAHPHFQNGLGKQFYGFRAWFILVNLGQPLLVFYRMHSVSALMELLISA; encoded by the exons ATGAAAGCTTTGCACCAGAACAGTGAGGAGGTGGTGGCCGACGGCTCGGACCAGGATGCGCTCAGCGAGGCGGACGAGGAGGTTGACGATTGCGTTCAGGGTTTCTCCGATGCCACGGATGACGCCGCCGCTGAAGCGAGCCCTGAAGAATGGATCCCCGAAGGGAGACGGCTGCTCTCCGGCCTGCTGGGGCTCAACGTGGTCATGCTCGGAGCCGCCCTGGTGGCCGCGGGGGCCTTCAATCGGCAGGGGCTGCTGCACCAGGAGCCCCAGATCTTCATCCTCGTGCTGATGGGACTCGGCGTGCTCTGGATGTTGTGGTACCTGCTCTGGGCTCGGAGGCAGCCTGGCCGCCCCCCCGACAAGGACCACCACGCCGGGGGCATGACTGTCACAG TGGTACTCGTGATCTTCTCAGCCTTCAGCCTGGTGCTGCACATCTTCAGGATGGGCTATTTTGCCATGATGGCGCCCTGCAAGCCCCTCGCCAAAGTCCTGCTGCCCTTCGTCGAGTTGGTCTTCCTGGGGTTGCAG ACCTACCTGCTGTGGGCTCACTCCAAGGACTGCATCCACAAGCACAAGGTGCTGACCAG GTCTGGCCTGATGCTGATCCTGTGCTCAGACCTCCTGCTGTGGCTCAGCGCTGTGACCGAAGACACTGTTCACATGGAGATcgagctggagagggagaaccAGAACTTCTCCTCTCCAGAAAATGATGCCGAGGACCCAGACAAGG AGCCTGATGACGTGGGCCAGTGCTGGTGCAGCCCGTCCACGGCGTGCCGGGTTTTCCGCAAGGGCTTCGAGGTGCTCTACCCCTTCAACATGGAGTACTACCTCATGGCAGGTTGCATGCTGTATGTCATGTGGAAGAACGTGGGCCGCCACGTGGGGCCCAGATCCCACGCAGAGCGCAACCAGAAGCTCACGCTGCGCCTCCTGCGCCGCAGTGGCATCCTGTTGGGACCACTGGCAGGGCTGCTGGTTCTCCTGGTGGGTGTGGCTACCTTCATCCTGTACCAGATCTGGGTAGGCAGTGACCGTCGCAGCGaggccttcctcctcttctacGGCTACCATCTGGCTGTGATGCCGGTCATGTCCATATGCTGTCTGGTTGGCATAGTCATCTACGAGCTGGAGAAGAGGGCTCGGGAATTGGGACACAACCCAACGCGTAGCCTGGATGTGCTCCTTTTGCTGACAGCTGCTGTTGGTCGGCTCTTGCTCTCCTACTTTTGCTTGGTGGCTGCCATGGCAGTGGGGTCCAGCGATCTCCAGGGAAGCATGGAGCTTGCCTACTCCATTGCCTGCCTGGTGGAGCTGGTCTTCCAGAACATGTTCATCATCGACGGGCTCCACCGACACCCAAAGCGCAAGCGTGCCAAGGGGAACAGGTGGCTG TCAAggctgaagaagaaaatgatcTCAGAGATGGAGGTGATGGAAGGACCTGCAGAAGATGGGGTGCTAAGTAAAGGCAAAGAGGCAACATCACCTGTGAACAGGGAGAAGGCCTCCAAGAAGACATGGAGCAAAAGAGCCCTTCAGGAGATCTGTGCTTTCCTCATCTTGGCCAATGTTATG CTGTGGGTCATCCCTGCCTTCGGCGCCCACCCGCATTTCCAGAATGGGCTGGGGAAACAGTTCTATGGTTTCCGGGCTTGGTTCATCCTGGTCAACCTAGGCCAACCCCTGCTGGTCTTCTACAGGATGCACTCTGTGAGTGCACTGATGGAGCTGCTCATCTCAGCATga